In Oreochromis aureus strain Israel breed Guangdong linkage group 15, ZZ_aureus, whole genome shotgun sequence, a single genomic region encodes these proteins:
- the LOC116332194 gene encoding poly(A) polymerase type 3-like: MFQSQTPTWSNMPKTYGLTGPISEDLPEEENLIQTRKLLDTMKSYNVYENNLEFEHRERVFRRLESLFRDWLKEICIEMNVPEVVTEKVGGKIFPFGSYHLGVHSKGADIDALCVGPGFLERKAFFTSFFAKLKAQKEVKDIQAIEEAYVPVITLSWEGIQIDLVFALLSRRSVPDNLDLLNNSIVKDIDIRCVRSFNGYRVTEQILRLVPNVLNFRVALRAIKLWAKQRNIYSNKLGFLGGVSWAIMVARICQVYPNATTSTLVIKFFKIFSMWVWPIPIRLIEVEKCNYNLPFWDPKVNQSDRCHLMPIITPAYPQQNTSVNVSRSTLAILNEEIHRGHAICQEIEQKKAKWSELFEQTDFFQKYQHYAVLEASYTTEEKCLEWVGLVESKIRLLVSTLERNELVSLAHVHPHAFPGHRKANKKDGPSTMWLIGLVLNVKDSERCQINLECSFETFTNIVNSLARSSDIYDEGMSLSVACLRREDLIYEPQQRAPQPSETLPPCHVSPVSADKQGTKKRELLHRSETPSKKIKDDKSLPVDQLSNVTGPSAFAKPAVSLTAPRQTT; the protein is encoded by the exons ATGTTTCA GAGCCAAACTCCCACATGGTCAAACATGCCGAAGACCTATGGGCTCACTGGTCCTATCAGCGAGGATCTACCTGAAGAGGAAAACTTGATCCAGACCAGAAAACTGTTAGACACTATGAAATCCTACAATGTATATGAAAACAACTTAGAATTTGAGCACAG AGAAAGGGTTTTCAGAAGACTGGAGTCCCTCTTTAGGGATTGGCTCAAAGAAATATGCATAGAAATG AACGTACCTGAAGTGGTTACAGAAAAAGTTGGAGGCAAGATCTTCCCATTTGGCTCGTATCATCTGGGAGTTCACTCAAAGG GTGCTGATATTGATGCTCTGTGTGTCGGACCTGGATTCCTTGAGAGAAAAGCCTTCTTCACGTCCTTCTTTGCAAAGCTGAAAGCTCAGAAGGAGGTCAAAGACATACAG GCCATCGAAGAGGCTTACGTCCCGGTCATCACACTGTCCTGGGAAGGGATACAG attGACTTAGTCTTCGCTCTGCTGTCTCGGAGGAGCGTTCCTGATAACCTTGACCTTCTCAATAACAGCATAGTGAAGGACATAGATATACGCTGTGTCAGAAGCTTCAACG GCTACAGAGTTACAGAACAGATTCTCAGGCTGGTACCCAATGTTCTCAACTTCAGGGTTGCTTTAAGAGCCATCAAACTATGGGCCAAAC AGCGTAACATTTACTCCAACAAGCTGGGTTTCTTGGGCGGTGTATCGTGGGCCATAATGGTAGCCAGGATTTGTCAGGTGTACCCAAATGCTACCACTTCTACCCTGGTGATAAAATTCTTCAAGATCTTCTCCATGTG GGTGTGGCCGATCCCAATCCGCTTGATAGAAGTAGAAAAATGCAACTACAACCTTCCTTTTTGGGATCCCAAG GTCAATCAAAGTGACCGCTGTCACCTGATGCCCATCATCACCCCAGCGTACCCGCAGCAGAACACCTCAGTTAACGTTTCTCGGTCCACGCTCGCCATCTTGAATGAGGAGATTCATCGAG GTCACGCCATCTGCCAGGAAATAGAGCAGAAAAAAGCAAAGTGGTCTGAACTCTTTGAACAAACAGACTTTTTCCAGAAGTACCA GCACTACGCTGTGTTGGAAGCATCTTATACTACAGAAGAGAAGTGTCTCGAATG GGTTGGCCTCGTGGAGTCGAAAATCAGATTACTGGTGTCAACTTTGGAGAGAAATGAGCTGGTCTCCTTGGCCCATGTTCACCCACACGCCTTTCCTGGGCACAGAAAAGCGAATAAAAA AGATGGACCGAGCACAATGTGGCTCATTGGACTTGTCTTAAATGTGAAAGACTCTGAAAGATGTCAAATAAATCTAGAATGCAGCTTCGAAACCTTCACTAATATCg TCAACAGCCTGGCCAGGAGCTCTGACATATATGATGAAGGGATGTCCTTATCAGTCGCATGCCTAAGGAGGGAAGACCTCATTTATGAGCCACAGCAGAGAGCTCCCCAACCCTCTGAAACACTGCCGCCTTGTCACGTCTCACCTGTCAGCGCTGACAAACAGGGCACGAAAAAGAGAGAACTACTCCATAGATCTGAGACACCATccaaaaaaatcaaagatgACAAG AGTCTGCCCGTGGACCAGCTGTCCAACGTCACTGGACCTTCTGCATTTGCGAAACCCGCCGTCAGCCTTACAGCCCCCAG GCAGACCACTTAA